One segment of Desmodus rotundus isolate HL8 chromosome 6, HLdesRot8A.1, whole genome shotgun sequence DNA contains the following:
- the LOC112319600 gene encoding cystatin-C-like, with translation MAWFLRSPLLLLAALVLALAVSSAADVSPGRPLMPGGLAEADINEEGVQQALNFALNEYNKASNDAYHSRAMRVLRARKQVVAGLNYFLDVEVGRTTCTKSQPNLASCPFHIQPHLRKKALCSFQIYTVPWLGKTSMVKSSCQDA, from the exons ATGGCCTGGTTCCTGCGCTCCCCGCTGCTCCTACTGGCCGCCCTGGTCCTGGCCCTAGCAGTGAGCTCTGCAGCCGATGTGAGCCCCGGCAGGCCTCTCATGCCCGGCGGCCTGGCCGAGGCAGACATCAACGAAGAGGGCGTGCAGCAGGCGCTCAACTTCGCCCTGAACGAGTACAACAAAGCGAGCAACGATGCCTACCACAGCCGCGCCATGCGGGTGCTGCGCGCCCGCAAGCAG GTCGTGGCTGGACTGAACTACTTCTTGGATGTGGAAGTCGGTCGAACCACATGTACCAAGTCCCAGCCCAACTTGGCCAGCTGTCCCTTCCATATCCAGCCACACCTGAGGAAG AAAGCACTCTGCTCTTTCCAGATATACACTGTTCCTTGGTTGGGCAAGACCTCCATGGTGAAGTCCAGCTGCCAGGATGCATAG